One region of Gammaproteobacteria bacterium genomic DNA includes:
- a CDS encoding IS481 family transposase, whose product FAKRLKTLKGLTPFEFICKTWTQQPDRFKLDPTHHMPGLDN is encoded by the coding sequence ACTTCGCCAAGCGTCTGAAGACGCTAAAAGGCCTTACCCCCTTCGAATTCATCTGCAAAACATGGACACAACAACCCGATCGATTCAAACTCGACCCAACCCACCATATGCCGGGACTTGACAACTAG